In Papaver somniferum cultivar HN1 chromosome 1, ASM357369v1, whole genome shotgun sequence, a genomic segment contains:
- the LOC113296492 gene encoding splicing factor U2af large subunit B-like isoform X3, with the protein MAEIERMQEGNGEGEYNGDDGGCNQNDDSRSTRSRERDRDSERVRDGERERERDHREHHHERSYHRDHYRGRSDRRDRGRDRDGGDYHHRRSSRDHDRRRDYDRDRDREGRHRYRSRSRSRDRYDNTSPSRSRSRSESKRRSGFDMRTPSVDGVAPGGPPPSIPNSFPNMMPPPPGMLETLHMMPTQAMTEQDTRHARRVYVGGLSSMANEQSVATFFSQVMEAVGGNTAGPGEAVVNVYINHEKKFAFVEMRSVEEASNAMALDGIIFEGAPVKVRRPSDYNPSLAATLGPSQPSQLLNLAAVGLSPGSAGVLEGPDCIFVGGLPYYFTEVQIRELLESFGPLRGFDLVKDRETGNSKGYAFCVYQDVSVTDIACAALNGIQMGDKTLTVRRANQGTTQPRPEQENVLLQAQEQVALQRFVFRAGSLPTKVVCLAQVVSADELKDDEEYEDIVEDMKTEGGKYGSLMSVIIPRPMANGEPSPGVGKAQAGLNGRKFGGNQVVAVYYPENKFSQGEYDAYIY; encoded by the exons ATGGCGGAAATTGAGAGAATGCAGGAAGGAAATGGTGAAGGAGAATAcaatggtgatgatggtggttgtAATCAGAATGATGATTCTCGTTCAACAAGAAGTAGAGAAAGAGATAGAGACAGTGAAAGAGTGAGGGATGGGGAAAGGGAAAGGGAGAGAGACCACCGTGAGCATCATCATGAACGTTCTTATCATAGGGATCACTATAGAGGTCGGAGTGATAGAAGAGACCGTGGAAGAGATAGAGatgggggtgattatcatcaTCGTAGGAGTAGTAGAGACCATGACAG ACGTAGAGATTATGATAGAGATAGAGATAGAGAAGGAAGACATAGGTATAGGTCTCGATCTCGTTCAAGGGATAGATATGACAATACATCGCCATCTCGATCTCGATCACGTTCCGAAAG TAAACGACGGAGCGGCTTTGACATGAGAACTCCTTCAGTAGATGGTGTTGCTCCAG GTGGGCCTCCTCCAAGTATTCCTAACTCGTTTCCAAACATGATGCCCCCACCGCCTGGAATG CTTGAAACCCTCCACATGATGCCAACTCAGGCTATGACAGAACAG GATACACGACATGCTAGGAGGGTCTATGTTGGTGGCCTTTCTTCCATGGCTAATGAGCAG TCGGTGGCAACCTTTTTCAGTCAGGTTATGGAGGCTGTTGGTGGAAACACTGCCGGTCCAG GAGAAGCTGTTGTTAATGTATACATTAACCATGAGAAGAAGTTTGCTTTTGTGGAGATGAGGTCTGTTGAGGAGGCCAGTAACGCAATGGCTTTAGATGGCATCATTTTTGAG GGAGCACCAGTGAAAGTTAGGAGGCCTAGTGATTACAATCCTTCTCTTGCTGCAACACTTGGACCAAGTCAACCTAGTCAACTTTTGAACCTTGCGGCTGTTGGGCTATCACCGGGGTCTGCTGGTGTTCTTGAGGGGCCTGATTGCATCTTTGTTGGTGGCCTTCCATATTACTTTACAGAAGTGCAAATAAGAGAGCTGTTAGAGTCTTTTGGGCCTCTTCGAGGATTTGATCTAGTCAAAGACAGAGAAACAGGGAACTCCAAAGGCTATGCCTTTTGTGTGTATCAAGATGTCTCAGTCACAGATATAGCTTGTGCAGCTCTTAATGGAATTCAAATGGGTGATAAAACTCTAACGGTTAGGCGTGCAAACCAAGGAACAACCCAGCCTAGGCCTGAGCAAGAGAATGTATTATTACAGGCACAAGAACAGGTGGCGTTGCAG AGGTTTGTCTTCCGAGCTGGTTCCCTTCCTACGAAGGTTGTATGCTTAGCCCAAGTTGTTAGCGCAGATGAACTAAAAGATGACGAAGAGTACGAGGACATAGTGGAAGATATGAAAACGGAGGGTGGAAAATATG GTTCATTGATGAGTGTTATCATCCCACGTCCAATGGCCAATGGCGAACCATCTCCTGGAGTTGGCAAG GCTCAAGCAGGGCTGAATGGAAGGAAATTTGGTGGGAATCAAGTGGTAGCGGTCTATTATCCTGAAAATAAATTCTCGCAGGGGGAATATGATGCATATATCTACTGA
- the LOC113296492 gene encoding splicing factor U2af large subunit B-like isoform X4, with protein MAEIERMQEGNGEGEYNGDDGGCNQNDDSRSTRSRERDRDSERVRDGERERERDHREHHHERSYHRDHYRGRSDRRDRGRDRDGGDYHHRRSSRDHDRRRDYDRDRDREGRHRYRSRSRSRDRYDNTSPSRSRSRSESKRRSGFDMRTPSVDGVAPGGPPPSIPNSFPNMMPPPPGMDTRHARRVYVGGLSSMANEQSVATFFSQVMEAVGGNTAGPGEAVVNVYINHEKKFAFVEMRSVEEASNAMALDGIIFEGAPVKVRRPSDYNPSLAATLGPSQPSQLLNLAAVGLSPGSAGVLEGPDCIFVGGLPYYFTEVQIRELLESFGPLRGFDLVKDRETGNSKGYAFCVYQDVSVTDIACAALNGIQMGDKTLTVRRANQGTTQPRPEQENVLLQAQEQVALQRFVFRAGSLPTKVVCLAQVVSADELKDDEEYEDIVEDMKTEGGKYGSLMSVIIPRPMANGEPSPGVGKAFLEFSDTDGALKAQAGLNGRKFGGNQVVAVYYPENKFSQGEYDAYIY; from the exons ATGGCGGAAATTGAGAGAATGCAGGAAGGAAATGGTGAAGGAGAATAcaatggtgatgatggtggttgtAATCAGAATGATGATTCTCGTTCAACAAGAAGTAGAGAAAGAGATAGAGACAGTGAAAGAGTGAGGGATGGGGAAAGGGAAAGGGAGAGAGACCACCGTGAGCATCATCATGAACGTTCTTATCATAGGGATCACTATAGAGGTCGGAGTGATAGAAGAGACCGTGGAAGAGATAGAGatgggggtgattatcatcaTCGTAGGAGTAGTAGAGACCATGACAG ACGTAGAGATTATGATAGAGATAGAGATAGAGAAGGAAGACATAGGTATAGGTCTCGATCTCGTTCAAGGGATAGATATGACAATACATCGCCATCTCGATCTCGATCACGTTCCGAAAG TAAACGACGGAGCGGCTTTGACATGAGAACTCCTTCAGTAGATGGTGTTGCTCCAG GTGGGCCTCCTCCAAGTATTCCTAACTCGTTTCCAAACATGATGCCCCCACCGCCTGGAATG GATACACGACATGCTAGGAGGGTCTATGTTGGTGGCCTTTCTTCCATGGCTAATGAGCAG TCGGTGGCAACCTTTTTCAGTCAGGTTATGGAGGCTGTTGGTGGAAACACTGCCGGTCCAG GAGAAGCTGTTGTTAATGTATACATTAACCATGAGAAGAAGTTTGCTTTTGTGGAGATGAGGTCTGTTGAGGAGGCCAGTAACGCAATGGCTTTAGATGGCATCATTTTTGAG GGAGCACCAGTGAAAGTTAGGAGGCCTAGTGATTACAATCCTTCTCTTGCTGCAACACTTGGACCAAGTCAACCTAGTCAACTTTTGAACCTTGCGGCTGTTGGGCTATCACCGGGGTCTGCTGGTGTTCTTGAGGGGCCTGATTGCATCTTTGTTGGTGGCCTTCCATATTACTTTACAGAAGTGCAAATAAGAGAGCTGTTAGAGTCTTTTGGGCCTCTTCGAGGATTTGATCTAGTCAAAGACAGAGAAACAGGGAACTCCAAAGGCTATGCCTTTTGTGTGTATCAAGATGTCTCAGTCACAGATATAGCTTGTGCAGCTCTTAATGGAATTCAAATGGGTGATAAAACTCTAACGGTTAGGCGTGCAAACCAAGGAACAACCCAGCCTAGGCCTGAGCAAGAGAATGTATTATTACAGGCACAAGAACAGGTGGCGTTGCAG AGGTTTGTCTTCCGAGCTGGTTCCCTTCCTACGAAGGTTGTATGCTTAGCCCAAGTTGTTAGCGCAGATGAACTAAAAGATGACGAAGAGTACGAGGACATAGTGGAAGATATGAAAACGGAGGGTGGAAAATATG GTTCATTGATGAGTGTTATCATCCCACGTCCAATGGCCAATGGCGAACCATCTCCTGGAGTTGGCAAG GCTTTCTTAGAATTTTCTGACACGGATGGCGCTTTGAAGGCTCAAGCAGGGCTGAATGGAAGGAAATTTGGTGGGAATCAAGTGGTAGCGGTCTATTATCCTGAAAATAAATTCTCGCAGGGGGAATATGATGCATATATCTACTGA
- the LOC113296492 gene encoding splicing factor U2af large subunit B-like isoform X7, with protein MMPPPPGMDTRHARRVYVGGLSSMANEQSVATFFSQVMEAVGGNTAGPGEAVVNVYINHEKKFAFVEMRSVEEASNAMALDGIIFEGAPVKVRRPSDYNPSLAATLGPSQPSQLLNLAAVGLSPGSAGVLEGPDCIFVGGLPYYFTEVQIRELLESFGPLRGFDLVKDRETGNSKGYAFCVYQDVSVTDIACAALNGIQMGDKTLTVRRANQGTTQPRPEQENVLLQAQEQVALQRFVFRAGSLPTKVVCLAQVVSADELKDDEEYEDIVEDMKTEGGKYGSLMSVIIPRPMANGEPSPGVGKAFLEFSDTDGALKAQAGLNGRKFGGNQVVAVYYPENKFSQGEYDAYIY; from the exons ATGATGCCCCCACCGCCTGGAATG GATACACGACATGCTAGGAGGGTCTATGTTGGTGGCCTTTCTTCCATGGCTAATGAGCAG TCGGTGGCAACCTTTTTCAGTCAGGTTATGGAGGCTGTTGGTGGAAACACTGCCGGTCCAG GAGAAGCTGTTGTTAATGTATACATTAACCATGAGAAGAAGTTTGCTTTTGTGGAGATGAGGTCTGTTGAGGAGGCCAGTAACGCAATGGCTTTAGATGGCATCATTTTTGAG GGAGCACCAGTGAAAGTTAGGAGGCCTAGTGATTACAATCCTTCTCTTGCTGCAACACTTGGACCAAGTCAACCTAGTCAACTTTTGAACCTTGCGGCTGTTGGGCTATCACCGGGGTCTGCTGGTGTTCTTGAGGGGCCTGATTGCATCTTTGTTGGTGGCCTTCCATATTACTTTACAGAAGTGCAAATAAGAGAGCTGTTAGAGTCTTTTGGGCCTCTTCGAGGATTTGATCTAGTCAAAGACAGAGAAACAGGGAACTCCAAAGGCTATGCCTTTTGTGTGTATCAAGATGTCTCAGTCACAGATATAGCTTGTGCAGCTCTTAATGGAATTCAAATGGGTGATAAAACTCTAACGGTTAGGCGTGCAAACCAAGGAACAACCCAGCCTAGGCCTGAGCAAGAGAATGTATTATTACAGGCACAAGAACAGGTGGCGTTGCAG AGGTTTGTCTTCCGAGCTGGTTCCCTTCCTACGAAGGTTGTATGCTTAGCCCAAGTTGTTAGCGCAGATGAACTAAAAGATGACGAAGAGTACGAGGACATAGTGGAAGATATGAAAACGGAGGGTGGAAAATATG GTTCATTGATGAGTGTTATCATCCCACGTCCAATGGCCAATGGCGAACCATCTCCTGGAGTTGGCAAG GCTTTCTTAGAATTTTCTGACACGGATGGCGCTTTGAAGGCTCAAGCAGGGCTGAATGGAAGGAAATTTGGTGGGAATCAAGTGGTAGCGGTCTATTATCCTGAAAATAAATTCTCGCAGGGGGAATATGATGCATATATCTACTGA
- the LOC113296492 gene encoding splicing factor U2af large subunit B-like isoform X5, with protein MMPPPPGMLETLHMMPTQAMTEQDTRHARRVYVGGLSSMANEQSVATFFSQVMEAVGGNTAGPGEAVVNVYINHEKKFAFVEMRSVEEASNAMALDGIIFEGAPVKVRRPSDYNPSLAATLGPSQPSQLLNLAAVGLSPGSAGVLEGPDCIFVGGLPYYFTEVQIRELLESFGPLRGFDLVKDRETGNSKGYAFCVYQDVSVTDIACAALNGIQMGDKTLTVRRANQGTTQPRPEQENVLLQAQEQVALQRFVFRAGSLPTKVVCLAQVVSADELKDDEEYEDIVEDMKTEGGKYGSLMSVIIPRPMANGEPSPGVGKAFLEFSDTDGALKAQAGLNGRKFGGNQVVAVYYPENKFSQGEYDAYIY; from the exons ATGATGCCCCCACCGCCTGGAATG CTTGAAACCCTCCACATGATGCCAACTCAGGCTATGACAGAACAG GATACACGACATGCTAGGAGGGTCTATGTTGGTGGCCTTTCTTCCATGGCTAATGAGCAG TCGGTGGCAACCTTTTTCAGTCAGGTTATGGAGGCTGTTGGTGGAAACACTGCCGGTCCAG GAGAAGCTGTTGTTAATGTATACATTAACCATGAGAAGAAGTTTGCTTTTGTGGAGATGAGGTCTGTTGAGGAGGCCAGTAACGCAATGGCTTTAGATGGCATCATTTTTGAG GGAGCACCAGTGAAAGTTAGGAGGCCTAGTGATTACAATCCTTCTCTTGCTGCAACACTTGGACCAAGTCAACCTAGTCAACTTTTGAACCTTGCGGCTGTTGGGCTATCACCGGGGTCTGCTGGTGTTCTTGAGGGGCCTGATTGCATCTTTGTTGGTGGCCTTCCATATTACTTTACAGAAGTGCAAATAAGAGAGCTGTTAGAGTCTTTTGGGCCTCTTCGAGGATTTGATCTAGTCAAAGACAGAGAAACAGGGAACTCCAAAGGCTATGCCTTTTGTGTGTATCAAGATGTCTCAGTCACAGATATAGCTTGTGCAGCTCTTAATGGAATTCAAATGGGTGATAAAACTCTAACGGTTAGGCGTGCAAACCAAGGAACAACCCAGCCTAGGCCTGAGCAAGAGAATGTATTATTACAGGCACAAGAACAGGTGGCGTTGCAG AGGTTTGTCTTCCGAGCTGGTTCCCTTCCTACGAAGGTTGTATGCTTAGCCCAAGTTGTTAGCGCAGATGAACTAAAAGATGACGAAGAGTACGAGGACATAGTGGAAGATATGAAAACGGAGGGTGGAAAATATG GTTCATTGATGAGTGTTATCATCCCACGTCCAATGGCCAATGGCGAACCATCTCCTGGAGTTGGCAAG GCTTTCTTAGAATTTTCTGACACGGATGGCGCTTTGAAGGCTCAAGCAGGGCTGAATGGAAGGAAATTTGGTGGGAATCAAGTGGTAGCGGTCTATTATCCTGAAAATAAATTCTCGCAGGGGGAATATGATGCATATATCTACTGA
- the LOC113296492 gene encoding splicing factor U2af large subunit B-like isoform X2 codes for MAEIERMQEGNGEGEYNGDDGGCNQNDDSRSTRSRERDRDSERVRDGERERERDHREHHHERSYHRDHYRGRSDRRDRGRDRDGGDYHHRRSSRDHDRRRDYDRDRDREGRHRYRSRSRSRDRYDNTSPSRSRSRSESKRRSGFDMRTPSVDGVAPGGPPPSIPNSFPNMMPPPPGMAMTEQDTRHARRVYVGGLSSMANEQSVATFFSQVMEAVGGNTAGPGEAVVNVYINHEKKFAFVEMRSVEEASNAMALDGIIFEGAPVKVRRPSDYNPSLAATLGPSQPSQLLNLAAVGLSPGSAGVLEGPDCIFVGGLPYYFTEVQIRELLESFGPLRGFDLVKDRETGNSKGYAFCVYQDVSVTDIACAALNGIQMGDKTLTVRRANQGTTQPRPEQENVLLQAQEQVALQRFVFRAGSLPTKVVCLAQVVSADELKDDEEYEDIVEDMKTEGGKYGSLMSVIIPRPMANGEPSPGVGKAFLEFSDTDGALKAQAGLNGRKFGGNQVVAVYYPENKFSQGEYDAYIY; via the exons ATGGCGGAAATTGAGAGAATGCAGGAAGGAAATGGTGAAGGAGAATAcaatggtgatgatggtggttgtAATCAGAATGATGATTCTCGTTCAACAAGAAGTAGAGAAAGAGATAGAGACAGTGAAAGAGTGAGGGATGGGGAAAGGGAAAGGGAGAGAGACCACCGTGAGCATCATCATGAACGTTCTTATCATAGGGATCACTATAGAGGTCGGAGTGATAGAAGAGACCGTGGAAGAGATAGAGatgggggtgattatcatcaTCGTAGGAGTAGTAGAGACCATGACAG ACGTAGAGATTATGATAGAGATAGAGATAGAGAAGGAAGACATAGGTATAGGTCTCGATCTCGTTCAAGGGATAGATATGACAATACATCGCCATCTCGATCTCGATCACGTTCCGAAAG TAAACGACGGAGCGGCTTTGACATGAGAACTCCTTCAGTAGATGGTGTTGCTCCAG GTGGGCCTCCTCCAAGTATTCCTAACTCGTTTCCAAACATGATGCCCCCACCGCCTGGAATG GCTATGACAGAACAG GATACACGACATGCTAGGAGGGTCTATGTTGGTGGCCTTTCTTCCATGGCTAATGAGCAG TCGGTGGCAACCTTTTTCAGTCAGGTTATGGAGGCTGTTGGTGGAAACACTGCCGGTCCAG GAGAAGCTGTTGTTAATGTATACATTAACCATGAGAAGAAGTTTGCTTTTGTGGAGATGAGGTCTGTTGAGGAGGCCAGTAACGCAATGGCTTTAGATGGCATCATTTTTGAG GGAGCACCAGTGAAAGTTAGGAGGCCTAGTGATTACAATCCTTCTCTTGCTGCAACACTTGGACCAAGTCAACCTAGTCAACTTTTGAACCTTGCGGCTGTTGGGCTATCACCGGGGTCTGCTGGTGTTCTTGAGGGGCCTGATTGCATCTTTGTTGGTGGCCTTCCATATTACTTTACAGAAGTGCAAATAAGAGAGCTGTTAGAGTCTTTTGGGCCTCTTCGAGGATTTGATCTAGTCAAAGACAGAGAAACAGGGAACTCCAAAGGCTATGCCTTTTGTGTGTATCAAGATGTCTCAGTCACAGATATAGCTTGTGCAGCTCTTAATGGAATTCAAATGGGTGATAAAACTCTAACGGTTAGGCGTGCAAACCAAGGAACAACCCAGCCTAGGCCTGAGCAAGAGAATGTATTATTACAGGCACAAGAACAGGTGGCGTTGCAG AGGTTTGTCTTCCGAGCTGGTTCCCTTCCTACGAAGGTTGTATGCTTAGCCCAAGTTGTTAGCGCAGATGAACTAAAAGATGACGAAGAGTACGAGGACATAGTGGAAGATATGAAAACGGAGGGTGGAAAATATG GTTCATTGATGAGTGTTATCATCCCACGTCCAATGGCCAATGGCGAACCATCTCCTGGAGTTGGCAAG GCTTTCTTAGAATTTTCTGACACGGATGGCGCTTTGAAGGCTCAAGCAGGGCTGAATGGAAGGAAATTTGGTGGGAATCAAGTGGTAGCGGTCTATTATCCTGAAAATAAATTCTCGCAGGGGGAATATGATGCATATATCTACTGA
- the LOC113296492 gene encoding splicing factor U2af large subunit B-like isoform X1, with protein sequence MAEIERMQEGNGEGEYNGDDGGCNQNDDSRSTRSRERDRDSERVRDGERERERDHREHHHERSYHRDHYRGRSDRRDRGRDRDGGDYHHRRSSRDHDRRRDYDRDRDREGRHRYRSRSRSRDRYDNTSPSRSRSRSESKRRSGFDMRTPSVDGVAPGGPPPSIPNSFPNMMPPPPGMLETLHMMPTQAMTEQDTRHARRVYVGGLSSMANEQSVATFFSQVMEAVGGNTAGPGEAVVNVYINHEKKFAFVEMRSVEEASNAMALDGIIFEGAPVKVRRPSDYNPSLAATLGPSQPSQLLNLAAVGLSPGSAGVLEGPDCIFVGGLPYYFTEVQIRELLESFGPLRGFDLVKDRETGNSKGYAFCVYQDVSVTDIACAALNGIQMGDKTLTVRRANQGTTQPRPEQENVLLQAQEQVALQRFVFRAGSLPTKVVCLAQVVSADELKDDEEYEDIVEDMKTEGGKYGSLMSVIIPRPMANGEPSPGVGKAFLEFSDTDGALKAQAGLNGRKFGGNQVVAVYYPENKFSQGEYDAYIY encoded by the exons ATGGCGGAAATTGAGAGAATGCAGGAAGGAAATGGTGAAGGAGAATAcaatggtgatgatggtggttgtAATCAGAATGATGATTCTCGTTCAACAAGAAGTAGAGAAAGAGATAGAGACAGTGAAAGAGTGAGGGATGGGGAAAGGGAAAGGGAGAGAGACCACCGTGAGCATCATCATGAACGTTCTTATCATAGGGATCACTATAGAGGTCGGAGTGATAGAAGAGACCGTGGAAGAGATAGAGatgggggtgattatcatcaTCGTAGGAGTAGTAGAGACCATGACAG ACGTAGAGATTATGATAGAGATAGAGATAGAGAAGGAAGACATAGGTATAGGTCTCGATCTCGTTCAAGGGATAGATATGACAATACATCGCCATCTCGATCTCGATCACGTTCCGAAAG TAAACGACGGAGCGGCTTTGACATGAGAACTCCTTCAGTAGATGGTGTTGCTCCAG GTGGGCCTCCTCCAAGTATTCCTAACTCGTTTCCAAACATGATGCCCCCACCGCCTGGAATG CTTGAAACCCTCCACATGATGCCAACTCAGGCTATGACAGAACAG GATACACGACATGCTAGGAGGGTCTATGTTGGTGGCCTTTCTTCCATGGCTAATGAGCAG TCGGTGGCAACCTTTTTCAGTCAGGTTATGGAGGCTGTTGGTGGAAACACTGCCGGTCCAG GAGAAGCTGTTGTTAATGTATACATTAACCATGAGAAGAAGTTTGCTTTTGTGGAGATGAGGTCTGTTGAGGAGGCCAGTAACGCAATGGCTTTAGATGGCATCATTTTTGAG GGAGCACCAGTGAAAGTTAGGAGGCCTAGTGATTACAATCCTTCTCTTGCTGCAACACTTGGACCAAGTCAACCTAGTCAACTTTTGAACCTTGCGGCTGTTGGGCTATCACCGGGGTCTGCTGGTGTTCTTGAGGGGCCTGATTGCATCTTTGTTGGTGGCCTTCCATATTACTTTACAGAAGTGCAAATAAGAGAGCTGTTAGAGTCTTTTGGGCCTCTTCGAGGATTTGATCTAGTCAAAGACAGAGAAACAGGGAACTCCAAAGGCTATGCCTTTTGTGTGTATCAAGATGTCTCAGTCACAGATATAGCTTGTGCAGCTCTTAATGGAATTCAAATGGGTGATAAAACTCTAACGGTTAGGCGTGCAAACCAAGGAACAACCCAGCCTAGGCCTGAGCAAGAGAATGTATTATTACAGGCACAAGAACAGGTGGCGTTGCAG AGGTTTGTCTTCCGAGCTGGTTCCCTTCCTACGAAGGTTGTATGCTTAGCCCAAGTTGTTAGCGCAGATGAACTAAAAGATGACGAAGAGTACGAGGACATAGTGGAAGATATGAAAACGGAGGGTGGAAAATATG GTTCATTGATGAGTGTTATCATCCCACGTCCAATGGCCAATGGCGAACCATCTCCTGGAGTTGGCAAG GCTTTCTTAGAATTTTCTGACACGGATGGCGCTTTGAAGGCTCAAGCAGGGCTGAATGGAAGGAAATTTGGTGGGAATCAAGTGGTAGCGGTCTATTATCCTGAAAATAAATTCTCGCAGGGGGAATATGATGCATATATCTACTGA
- the LOC113296492 gene encoding splicing factor U2af large subunit B-like isoform X6 has product MEFCVQLQLETLHMMPTQAMTEQDTRHARRVYVGGLSSMANEQSVATFFSQVMEAVGGNTAGPGEAVVNVYINHEKKFAFVEMRSVEEASNAMALDGIIFEGAPVKVRRPSDYNPSLAATLGPSQPSQLLNLAAVGLSPGSAGVLEGPDCIFVGGLPYYFTEVQIRELLESFGPLRGFDLVKDRETGNSKGYAFCVYQDVSVTDIACAALNGIQMGDKTLTVRRANQGTTQPRPEQENVLLQAQEQVALQRFVFRAGSLPTKVVCLAQVVSADELKDDEEYEDIVEDMKTEGGKYGSLMSVIIPRPMANGEPSPGVGKAFLEFSDTDGALKAQAGLNGRKFGGNQVVAVYYPENKFSQGEYDAYIY; this is encoded by the exons ATGGAATTTTGTGTTCAATTACAGCTTGAAACCCTCCACATGATGCCAACTCAGGCTATGACAGAACAG GATACACGACATGCTAGGAGGGTCTATGTTGGTGGCCTTTCTTCCATGGCTAATGAGCAG TCGGTGGCAACCTTTTTCAGTCAGGTTATGGAGGCTGTTGGTGGAAACACTGCCGGTCCAG GAGAAGCTGTTGTTAATGTATACATTAACCATGAGAAGAAGTTTGCTTTTGTGGAGATGAGGTCTGTTGAGGAGGCCAGTAACGCAATGGCTTTAGATGGCATCATTTTTGAG GGAGCACCAGTGAAAGTTAGGAGGCCTAGTGATTACAATCCTTCTCTTGCTGCAACACTTGGACCAAGTCAACCTAGTCAACTTTTGAACCTTGCGGCTGTTGGGCTATCACCGGGGTCTGCTGGTGTTCTTGAGGGGCCTGATTGCATCTTTGTTGGTGGCCTTCCATATTACTTTACAGAAGTGCAAATAAGAGAGCTGTTAGAGTCTTTTGGGCCTCTTCGAGGATTTGATCTAGTCAAAGACAGAGAAACAGGGAACTCCAAAGGCTATGCCTTTTGTGTGTATCAAGATGTCTCAGTCACAGATATAGCTTGTGCAGCTCTTAATGGAATTCAAATGGGTGATAAAACTCTAACGGTTAGGCGTGCAAACCAAGGAACAACCCAGCCTAGGCCTGAGCAAGAGAATGTATTATTACAGGCACAAGAACAGGTGGCGTTGCAG AGGTTTGTCTTCCGAGCTGGTTCCCTTCCTACGAAGGTTGTATGCTTAGCCCAAGTTGTTAGCGCAGATGAACTAAAAGATGACGAAGAGTACGAGGACATAGTGGAAGATATGAAAACGGAGGGTGGAAAATATG GTTCATTGATGAGTGTTATCATCCCACGTCCAATGGCCAATGGCGAACCATCTCCTGGAGTTGGCAAG GCTTTCTTAGAATTTTCTGACACGGATGGCGCTTTGAAGGCTCAAGCAGGGCTGAATGGAAGGAAATTTGGTGGGAATCAAGTGGTAGCGGTCTATTATCCTGAAAATAAATTCTCGCAGGGGGAATATGATGCATATATCTACTGA